The Sebastes umbrosus isolate fSebUmb1 chromosome 4, fSebUmb1.pri, whole genome shotgun sequence genome has a window encoding:
- the LOC119487213 gene encoding ras-related protein Rab-19 produces the protein MQWCRWAGSWRSHLPRQFAGPEIEDSFDFLFKIILVGDSDVGKTCVVQRFKSGIFIEKQQNTIGVDFTVRTLDIDGKKVKMQVWDTAGQERFRTITQSYYRSAHGAIVAYDITRRTTFESVTHWIREVEQFGAASVVLILIGNKSDLQAQRQVLFEDACTLAENKGALAALETSAKEAQNVEAAFVLMARELLARNGMTIIDEISEDSPQFMLNSSSHPVHGASSSDKRCGC, from the exons ATGCAGTGGTGCAGGTGGGCCGGCAGTTGGAGGTCACACCTACCAAGACAG TTTGCAGGGCCGGAGATTGAGGACTCTTTCGACTTTCTTTTCAAAATCATCCTGGTTGGGGACTCAGATGTGGGGAAGACCTGCGTGGTCCAGAGGTTCAAGTCCGGCATATTCATCGAGAAACAGCAAAACACCATCGGGGTCGACTTCACTGTTCGCACCCTGGACATCGATGGCAAGAAAGTGAAG ATGCAGGTGTGGGACACAGCAGGACAGGAGCGTTTCCGCACCATAACTCAAAGCTATTACCGCAGTGCCCACGGGGCCATAGTGGCCTATGACATCACACGCCGCACCACGTTTGAATCCGTCACTCACTGGATCAGGGAGGTGGAGCAGTTTGGGGCGGCCAGCGTGGTCCTGATCCTCATTG GTAATAAGTCAGACCTTCAGGCTCAGAGGCAGGTGTTGTTCGAGGACGCGTGCACTCTGGCAGAAAACAAAGGTGCGCTGGCCGCTCTGGAAACATCGGCCAAGGAAGCCCAGAACGTGGAGGCGGCCTTCGTCCTCATGGCCCGGGAGCTGCTGGCACGCAACGGCATGACCATCATAGACGAGATTTCTGAAGACTCACCTCAATTTATGTTGAATAGCAGCTCCCACCCGGTCCATGGCGCTTCGTCTTCAGATAAAAGGTGTGGCTGCTGA
- the zgc:153293 gene encoding coiled-coil domain-containing protein 34, with the protein MSGGRMPDCPASASKGFSSTPVKASQGKDLHTSKGLDDGVLSDDEDTFSLLSPIYHDSFDSDEDLELSPAQQTSPRQSDTSRLSVSPDRCELPRTPSVQMFNAAVEPAGSPTLSAWELWLVNKAKEDRFKLEKQAEEERLRKEKKEQQERKLEQKKIAIEEKIQEWLKVKREQEKQEQLLKLSKEEEEMQRLREKRRVTEQRAQQKYKDWLQKKNQEKIEMEKKEKEEAALKKEQEKERHKRAQEKFKDWLANANEKSRASPKSPCYPTSPYDNSYPSPSFCNPVPWKPIHVPPPETPLNKTAGKKSQKQRKCQQSPSTAFRLRNSQLLQRR; encoded by the exons ATGTCTGGAGGGAGGATGCCGGACTGTCCTGCCTCTGCGTCCAAGGGCTTCAGCTCGACCCCTGTCAAAGCGAGCCAAGGGAAAGACCTGCACACATCCAAGGGCTTGGACGACGGCGTCCTATCTGACGACGAAGATACATTCTCTCTGCTTTCTCCCATCTATCATGATAGTTTTGACAGTGATGAAGACCTGGAGCTCAGTCCAGCTCAGCAGACTTCACCCAGGCAGAGCGACACCTCCAGACTCAGCGTTTCACCAGACAG ATGTGAGCTACCAAGAACACCTTCAGTGCAGATGTTTAATGCAGCTGTGGAGCCTGCAGGCTCACCTACTCTCAGTGCATGGGAACTGTGGCTGGTGAACAAAGCCAAAGAAGACCGTTTCAAATTGGAAAAACAAGCAGAGGAG GAGCGGTTacggaaggaaaaaaaagaacaacaagaAAGGAAGCTGGAACAGAAAAAGATCGCCATCGAAGAAAAGATCCAAGAATGGCTAAAAGTGAAAAGAGAACAG GAGAAGCAAGAGCAACTTCTGAAACTGagtaaagaggaggaggagatgcagAGGCTGCGGGAGAAACGGAGGGTGACTGAACAGAGAGCTCAACAAAAGTACAAAGACTGGCTACAGAAGAAGAACcaagaaaaaatagaaatggaaaagaaggagaaa gagGAAGCTGCCCTGAAGAAGGAGCAGGAGAAAGAGCGCCACAAGAGGGCACAGGAGAAGTTTAAGGACTGGCTGGCAAATGCCAATGAAAAAAGCAGAGCGAGTCCCAAATCACCTTGCTACCCAACAA GTCCCTACGACAATTCCTACCCATCACCCAGCTTCTGCAATCCAGTCCCATGGAAGCCGATTCACGTCCCTCCTCCAGAAACGCCACTGAATAAGACAGCTGGCAAGAAATCTCAGAAACAAAGGAAATGCCAACAAAGCCCCAGCACCGCGTTTAGACTGAGAAACTCACAGTTGCTGCAGAGGAGATGA